A stretch of DNA from Desmospora activa DSM 45169:
AACCAGCCAGTTTAGCGTATATCCCACCTCCGCCGGAACAGAGATTTGGGGCATCCCCCGCTCCTCCAGTCCCGGTCGAATTGAGCGCAACACTTCATCCTCACGAATATAATGTTCACGTACAAACTGGCTTCGCTCCATCATGATGCTCCTTTCGTAAAAAGGTAACCTGCTCTCTTAAGTCTTTGTATACGTGATCGTCATTTGAAAATCCTTTTTCCGCGTAAATCGAAAAACCACCACATTAAATGTGGTGGTTTTGATGTGGAGCGGATGAAGGGAATCGAACCCCTGCCGTCAGCTTGGGAAGCTGAAGTTCTACCATTGAACTACATCCGCGTGGTGACAAATTTATCATAGCATGGACCGGGTTAAAAAACAAGCATTTTCTTAAAAAAATTTAGAACCATTTTAAAGGAAATTATATTTTGATTATGGTTGAGAAACCACCATTTCAATGGTGGTTTTCAATTGGAGCGGATGACGGGAATCGAACCCGCGTTACCAGCTTGGGAAGCTGGAGTTCTACCATTGAACTACATCCGCGCGATGGATTTTCATTTTATCATGAAATATCATAGAAGCGCAAGTGATTTTTAATAAAACAAACACAAAAAACCGCCCTGAATTGGGCGGTCTTCAATGAGTCATCCTTCGCTCAAAAACCCGTTATTGGGGCGATAAAAGCTGTCAGAATGATGGAGACAACTCCAATTCCAACGGCCCACATCCCCCACCGACTTCCGCGGCGAGCGCTAATGATACCTAGAACGATCCCGGCGGCTCCCAACAGAAAAGGAACCATGAAAAAGGAGAGCACGGACAACACAACGCTGAAGATACCTAGTCCACGGCCAGCTTCACCCGCTTGGTCCGCATCACCATCCCGTTCACGTTCGATTGGACCGTCAACAGGAGCCGTCTCCGTCGCTGCTTCCATCCCCCACCGATCGCCATAGGCGTTACGGTCGTCCCGGATGCGGTTATCCTGGCGATCAACCCAAGCCTCTTCGCCAAACTCCACTTCATCAACGGCACCCGGAACCCCTTCTGGAAATACCACTTCATCCGCAGCAAAACCAGGTTCGTTGGCGAATTCAACTTCATCCGCCGAACGGTCAATACGGGCTTCATTGCCATGATTAACATCCTGATGGCGATGGTGTTTATTTTTCTTTTTCTTTTTATGGTGCGCCATTTTGATTATGCCTCCCCTCTAGCGGGTTGCCATTAGTATGTACATCCTACTGCGTGCTGATCATGTCAGTTTGCACCAGCTACATTTGGCGTAGATCCAGAAAGATACGAACTAATTCCAATCGTGTATTTCACGTGATATATCTTGTTTAGGCGAAAGGCGAATGCTAAGATGGAATCGTCAGTTTTAATTACATAACACACACATGTGAATGAACTCACAATAGATGGCAATGAAAAACACCAGGGAGAGGATCGCATGGAGTGGAAAAACATCTTTCGTGGGCTGGTTATGGGGATCAGTGACTTAATTCCGGGAGTAAGTGGAGGGACGATCGCCGTCGTTCTTGGGATTTACGATCGCTTACTGGAAGCGATCAGCGGTTTCTTTAGCAGAGAATGGAAACGATACATCGGCTTTCTGTTGCCCTTAGGGATGGGAATTGGGTTGGCGCTGTTATTATTAAGCCGCCTAATTCAATATCTTCTCGATGAACATTTTATGCCGACTCAGTTTTTCTTTATCGGTTTGCTCCTTGGGGTGATTCCTTATCTGGTGAAACGGGCGGATGCAAAACATAATTTCACCTTTAAACATTGGATCGTACTATTGATCGCTGGAGCTTTAATTGCTTCTATGGCTTTTACAAACTCTGACAAATCAGGTGAGCCGATGACATCATTGTCACTTTTATCGGCAGTGGGCTTGTTTTTCTCCGGTTGGCTCGCCAGCATGGCCATGCTTCTCCCCGGAATTAGTGGCTCTTTTATCTTGCTTCTCCTCGGTGTTTATCCAACAGCGATCCATGCCTTGTCTACCTTAAATATTCCCTTTATCGCCATCATCGGAGCCGGAGTTGCCGTCGGTTTTATCGTAAGCAGCAAATTTATCCGGTATTTATTGGCCCAGTTTCCCTATATGATGTACGCCATTATCATCGGTTTGATCTTGGGTTCCACCTTTGTCATTTTCCCCGGATTTGCCAATAATCTTGTGACGATGGTGATCAGTATTATCACTTTTGCATTGGGATTGACGCTTACGGCTCTTTTTAGTACCAAAAACAAAGACTAACAGACATCGAAATAAAAAACCGACCCCTGCTGGGAGTCGGTTTTTCCATTGTATTACTTATCCTTCGATTTCTACATTTTTATAATCGTTTGGGCCTACATTGTGACGGAGTACGCCTTTCACATTTTCCTGCTCCAAGATAACATTGTTGTAATAAAAGAGCGGGAACATCGGCACTTCTTCCAACAAACGCTCTTCCGCTTGATGTAGCAGATCCATCCGTTTTGCTTCATCGTTTTCTCCGTTTGCTTGCTGTAGCAACTGATCGTATTTCTTATCGCTCCATCCGGTTCGATTCATGGGGTGATCAGTTGTAAAGCTTTCCAAGTAGTTATAGGGATCATTGTAATCGGGAAGAATAGTGGAGCGTGACAGCGAAAAGTCCAATCCTTTTTGCTCATCAAAGAAAACGCCCACTTCCCGGGCTTGTAAGCCCACTTCTACACCAAGGTGTTCACGATACATCTCCTGGATAGCCTCCGCTATTTTTTTATGCTGATCATCCTTGTTATAGAGGATCTCCACTTTGGGCAGTTTGTTCCACCCTTCTTCTTCCATTCCTTCTTCTAACAACTTCTTGGCTTCTTCAAACTGGGCATCTTTTAGTACTTCTTTTCCACCCTCACGGAAATCACCCGATTCCGTCACCGTTCCTGGAGCGACAAAGCCCAAGGCAATCTGTTGTTGTTTTTGCGTCACATTGTCAACAATCGCCTGTCGGTCCACCGCCAGTGCAAACGCTTGTCGTACTTTCTTATTGGTAAAAGGTTCAACGGTCGTGTTAAAGCGGTAAAACTCCAACCCAGAAGAGTCTGCCACTCTGGCTTCCCCTTTTTCGATGAGAGAGCCCATTAGATCCGGGGGCGCATCATCGTCCGCGATATGCAAATCCCCCTTCTTAAACAATTGATAGATCGTGGTCTTGTCTTCCACCATCGACCATTCGACTCCACTTAATTTGACAGCATCGGCATCGCGGTAATGTTCGTTTTTGCTCGCCGTGATCTTGTTTTTATGTTTCCAACCCGTCATGGAGAAGGGGCCGTTACTAATGTATTCATCCGCTTCTGCAAACGCTTTGTCATTGCCTTCTACACTAGCTTTATGGACCGGTGAGAAGACAGAATACGAGGTTAACTCCTCAAAAAAAGGCGTCGGCTGCTCCAACTCCACTACCAGTGTTTTTTCGTCCTCGGCCTTTACTCCCACTTCATCAGCCTCTGCTTCTCCAGCATTATACGCTTCACCGTTTTTGATAAAATACATCAAGAATGCCGCGCCGGAGGCAGTTTCCGGATCGAGTACCCGTTTCCAAGCGAACTCAAAATCTTCGGCGGTAACAGGATCACCGTTGGACCATTGGAGATCATCCCGCAATGTAAAGGTATAGGTTAGTCCGTCATCAGATACTTCCACATTTTCCGCCGCTGCCGGTTGCGGTTTTTCATTCTCATCCAGACGCATTAAGCCCTCAAATAAGTTATAAACCACTTCCATCGAGTTGGAATCAAAGGCTTGTGCCGGATCGAGGGAAGTGGGCTCTCCATTGCCCAAGTTAAGCTTCAAGACTTGGCTACCATCGGCATCGGAGTCGCCCCCGCCTCCGCAGGCACTTAAAAATAAACTGACCATAAGAATCAATGTGAGTAATCCACGACCACCTTTTTTCAACAAATGTGGAACCCCCTTTAAGATTGATACATGATTAGCATATGAACGAATTTTCGCGATCAGACAGCCAAACTCCTCTTTTTTACGTTAGAATTGAAAGAGAATCGACAATATTGCATCAAAGTTGAGGAGGTACCTATGAACGTTCAAATCGCCACTCACCCTGTTGTACTGGTATGGCGTCACCCCGAGAAAGTACGAGGGGTGGATCAGTCGATTGTGACTAATCCGCCGGATATAACCGCTTGGTTGAAAAAGATGAGCCTGGAAGAACGAAAAGGCTTAACCGGCTTGTTGGATACGCAAGTATTATACGGCGAACCGGTACAAGTGTTGGAAGAGCAAAATGGATGGTCGCGTGTGGTCGTCCCAGAGCAACCCACGCGGCTGGATGAAAGGGGATATCCCGGTTGGATCGTGTCGGCACATCTGAGCAGCCATGATGAATACATACGTACATGGAAAAAAGG
This window harbors:
- a CDS encoding peptide ABC transporter substrate-binding protein, producing the protein MLKKGGRGLLTLILMVSLFLSACGGGGDSDADGSQVLKLNLGNGEPTSLDPAQAFDSNSMEVVYNLFEGLMRLDENEKPQPAAAENVEVSDDGLTYTFTLRDDLQWSNGDPVTAEDFEFAWKRVLDPETASGAAFLMYFIKNGEAYNAGEAEADEVGVKAEDEKTLVVELEQPTPFFEELTSYSVFSPVHKASVEGNDKAFAEADEYISNGPFSMTGWKHKNKITASKNEHYRDADAVKLSGVEWSMVEDKTTIYQLFKKGDLHIADDDAPPDLMGSLIEKGEARVADSSGLEFYRFNTTVEPFTNKKVRQAFALAVDRQAIVDNVTQKQQQIALGFVAPGTVTESGDFREGGKEVLKDAQFEEAKKLLEEGMEEEGWNKLPKVEILYNKDDQHKKIAEAIQEMYREHLGVEVGLQAREVGVFFDEQKGLDFSLSRSTILPDYNDPYNYLESFTTDHPMNRTGWSDKKYDQLLQQANGENDEAKRMDLLHQAEERLLEEVPMFPLFYYNNVILEQENVKGVLRHNVGPNDYKNVEIEG
- a CDS encoding DUF368 domain-containing protein, yielding MEWKNIFRGLVMGISDLIPGVSGGTIAVVLGIYDRLLEAISGFFSREWKRYIGFLLPLGMGIGLALLLLSRLIQYLLDEHFMPTQFFFIGLLLGVIPYLVKRADAKHNFTFKHWIVLLIAGALIASMAFTNSDKSGEPMTSLSLLSAVGLFFSGWLASMAMLLPGISGSFILLLLGVYPTAIHALSTLNIPFIAIIGAGVAVGFIVSSKFIRYLLAQFPYMMYAIIIGLILGSTFVIFPGFANNLVTMVISIITFALGLTLTALFSTKNKD